The proteins below come from a single Juglans regia cultivar Chandler chromosome 12, Walnut 2.0, whole genome shotgun sequence genomic window:
- the LOC109006876 gene encoding uncharacterized protein LOC109006876 has product MLMGHTDGLSELRSPEHQLLSDPESELDDGDSIDCPEKILFSASFEELASNSIKYDTVIWLSISLLLVLAWGVGIIMLLYLPIKRYVLQKDISSRKLYVTPSEIVYKVSRPSFIPFWGTALIEKHVPLSMVIDIIIEQGCLQSVYGIHTFRVESIAHGKAAPVDELQVQGVSNPGLLRKVIITEASKIIQDVGRSWRPTALSAEGESMGRMGSLTEGPAVLRSPLKNWKMISSPRHATIERRSIATGEALLNKLEEVNKSVKKIELLIEKSSPESS; this is encoded by the exons atgttgatggGTCATACAGATGGTCTATCAGAACTGAGGTCACCTGAGCATCAACTACTTAGCGATCCTGAGTCCGAGTTAGACGATGGTGATTCCATAGATTGTCCTGAGAAAATACTATTCTCAGCCTCCTTTGAAGAGCTTGCAAGCAATAGCATTAAGTATGACACCGTAATATGGCTTTCTATCTCACTGTTGCTAGTTTTAGCTTGGGGAGTGGGCATCATTATGCTTCTATATCTGCCCATTAAGAGATATGTGCTTCAGAAGGATATTTCCTCACGAAAACTGTATGTTACTCCTAGCGAGATAGTATACAAG GTCTCAAGGCCTTCGTTTATACCCTTTTGGGGCACTGCATTAATTGAGAAGCATGTACCGCTTTCCATGGTGATTGATATAATTATTGAACAAG GTTGCTTACAATCAGTGTATGGAATCCATACCTTCAGAGTTGAAAGTATAGCTCATGGAAAAGCTGCACCTGTAGATGAACTACAGGTTCAAGGGGTTTCTAACCCTGGACTTCTGAGAAAG GTCATCATAACAGAAGCCTCAAAGATTATACAAGATGTTGGTAGAAGTTGGAGGCCTACAGCTCTATCTGCTGAAGGAGAAAGCATGGGTCGTATGGGATCCTTGACTGAGGGGCCAGCTGTTTTGAGATCACCATTAAAAAACTGGAAG ATGATAAGTTCACCGCGCCATGCTACAATAGAGCGCAGAAGCATAGCAACTGGGGAAGCGCTGCTAAACAAACTGGAAGAAGTCAATAAATCAGTAAAG AAAATTGAGTTGCTCATTGAGAAGTCCTCCCCCGAAAGCAGCTGA